Genomic DNA from Acidobacteriota bacterium:
ATCCCGGCGGAGCTGCTGGCAAAGATCCTGCAGCGGATGGTGAAGGCGAAACTGCTGGCCTCACAGCATGGGACGAACGGGGGCTACGCGCTGGCGGCCGATCCGCGGACCATCTCCGCCTTCGACGTGATCAAGGCGATCGACGGGCCGCTGTTCATCACTTCGTGCTTCAAGGGCGAGTGCAACCAGACGCCGACGTGCACCGTCCGCGAGCCGCTGCGCAAGGTGAACGAGTCGATCGAAGAGGTTTTGAGCAAGCTGACGCTGTGGGACATGAGCGCCGACGACAACGCGCTGGTGGAGTTGGGCGCAAATCAGGACGCAACTCAGGCCGGAAACCGGGTCGCGCCCGTAAAAAGTTTAGAGAGGGTTTGAGGAGATTATGAGCAGCAACGCAATCATTGAGACCAGGACCACCCCCGAGGGCGTGAAGTTGCCCATCTACATGGACAACCACGCCACCACGCCGCTCGATCCGCGGGTGCTCGAGGCGATGATGCCGTACCTGACCAACCGGTTCGGCAACGCCGCGAGCCGGAATCATCCGTTCGGGTGGGAAGCGGAGCAGGGTGTGGAGACGGCGCGCGAGCAGATCGCGAAGCTGATCGGCGCGACCGCGAAGGAGATCATCTTCACCTCGGGCGCCACCGAGAGCGACAACCTCGCGCTCAAGGGCGTGGCGCTGATGTACCGCGAGAAGGGCAACCACATCATCACCGCGGTCACCGAGCACAAAGCCATCCTCGATACCTGCAAGCGGTTGGAGAAGGAAGGCTTCCGCGTAACGTACCTGCCGGTGCAGCAGGATGGACGCATCGACCTCGAAGACCTGAAGCGCGCGATCGACGACAAGACCATCCTGGTGTCGATCATGTTCGCGAACAACGAGATCGGCGTGATCCAGCCGGTGGAAGAGATCGGGAAGATCTGCCGCGAGCGCGGCGTGTTCTTCCACAGTGACGCCACGCAGGCGGTGGGCAAAGTCCCGGTA
This window encodes:
- a CDS encoding Rrf2 family transcriptional regulator → MLKLTKKADYGLIAMKHLAEHAGSASAKEIAEVYGIPAELLAKILQRMVKAKLLASQHGTNGGYALAADPRTISAFDVIKAIDGPLFITSCFKGECNQTPTCTVREPLRKVNESIEEVLSKLTLWDMSADDNALVELGANQDATQAGNRVAPVKSLERV